TTTTAGATGCCGCAGGCGGCGATTAGTTTTTCGTCCTCGGATTCATGAAGTTTGATGGCCTGGGCGGGGCATTCGGCAACGCAGATGCCGCAGGCCCGGCAATCCCTGACGCTGATTGCGGCCACGCCCTGTCCGTCAATTTTCGGGATCTCCCAGGGGCAGACGCGGACGCAGGTCAGGCAGGAGACGCAGAGATCGCGTTCCACCCAGGCGGCCTTGCCTTTGTCGAGAAGATCCTGTTCGCTGATGATCCCTTGCTGCAGGGCCAGTTCCCGCAGGGCGTTCATGATATCGGCAAAGCGAACGTCCTGAGGGCAGACAAATACGCAGCTTCGGCAGCGTGAGCAGAACCAAAGCAGGTTGGAGTGAAGCAGTCTGTCTTTCAGTCCCATGCGGATCATGTGGATAATCTTTCTCGGGTCAAAGTCAGGTATTGCCTGGCTTACCGGGCAGATTCCGCTGCAGGCTCCACAGGAAAAACATCGGTTCAGATATTCACCACCCGGGAGGTCAGTCACTTCAGCGCTGAAGGCGGGATTGATTTCTTTACTGGCGATTCCCATTATTTTCCTCTAGTTGAAATGAAATAAATATAAAAATAGTGAAATTGCATGTGCTGCAACAGGGTACATCCCAAAAAAGCAACAGAAATGCTACTCAAAAGAAGATGGTTTGTCAACCTCAGCTGCTGTGGAAAAACAAATAACCAGTCGGGATCATAGGTATTTCTACGAGTGGGCGAGGTGCCGGCCGCTCTAGACCAGCAGGCGGAATTCGCCCTTGCCGAGCAGGTCATGCAGGTGGAGCATGCCGACCAGGCGGCCGGACTTGTCCTGTACCGGCAGGATGGTCACCTCGTAACGCTGCATAATGGACAAGGCGTCGGCGGCGAGCAGATCGTCTTCGATCGTCTTCGGCGAAGGGGTCATGACGTCGCGGGCCGTCATTGTCGTGGTGTCCACCGGTTGCGGTTTGCTGATCAACCGACGCAGGTCGCCGTCGGTGATGATGCCGCAGAGTTCCATGTCGTTGTCGGCAACAAGGACCGCGCCCAGGCTTTTTTGGTTGAGGGCTTCAATTGCCTCGCGTAATGTGGCCCCGCTGTTGACGAGGGGGATGAGGGAGCCGGTCAGCATCACCTCGCGGACTTTCACTTTCAGCCGTTCGCCAAGGCTGCCGCCGGGATGATTGCGGCGGAAATCGCTGGCGGCAAACTGTTTTTTTTCAATAAGCACCACGGCCAGTGCGTCGCCCATGGCAAGCGCCGCCGTAGTGCTGGCCGTGGGGGCGAGTCCAAGTGGGCAGGCCTCCCGGGGAACCTGGGCGGAAAGAACCACATCGGCGAATCTGGCCAGGGTCGAGTGTTTGTTGCCTGTCAGGGCGATGGTTTTCACCCCTCTTTTTTTCAGGGTGGGCAGCAGCAGTGACAATTCACTGGTTTCGCCGCTGTAGGATATGGCCAGCACCACATCGTTATGATCGACAATGCCCAGGTCGCCGTGCATTGCCTCCACCGGGTGGAGAAAAAACGAGGGGGTGCCGGTGCTGTTGAAGGTGGCGGATATTTTCTGGGCGATAATGCCTGATTTGCCGATGCCGGTAATGATGATACGGCTCGGGCAGTTCATGATCAGTGCAATGGCCCGGTTGAATTCATCGTCAAGCTGATCAAGGAGCGCGACAATGCCGTCCGCTTCAATCTGCAGCACCTCTCTGGCAAGGGGAAGAGACATGGTCTGTGCTACGCTCCGCATCCCGAGCAGAGGGAAAGTTTGTGAAAGTCTGTGTCCGGCTCCACCGGATAGCGGTTGTTGAAGCAGGCCAGGCAGAAGTTTTCCGCCGGCATGCCGGTTGACTCAACCAGCCCTTCGAGGCTCAGGTAATGGAGGGAGTCGAGTTCCAGGTACTGACGGATTTCGTCAATTGATTTGTTGGCGGCAATGAGCTGGACCTGGGAGGGGAAGTCGATGCCGTAGTAGCAGGGATAACGGGTCGGGGGGCAGCTGACCATCATGTGCACCTCCTTGACCCCTGATTTGCGCAGTGAGCGGATACGGCTGCGGCCGGTGGTGCCCCGGATAATGGAGTCTTCAATGATGATCACCCGTTTTCCCCGCAGGAAAGAACGCACCGGATTGAGTTTGACCCGGACGGAGAAGTCGCGCATGGATTGGGAGGGTTGAATAAAGGTGCGTCCCACATAATGGTTGCGGATCACTCCCATTTCCATGGGGATGCCGGACTCCTGGGAATAACCGATGGCCGCATAATTCCCGGAGTCGGGAAAGGGCATGACGAAATCGGCGTCCACTTTGCATTCCCGTGCAAGAATCTGGCCCATTTTTTTGCGGCAGCTGTAAACATTGAGGCCGAAAATATCACTGTCCGGGCGGGCAAAATATACTTGTTCGAAAATACAGTAACTCGGGGTGCATTTTTCCTGGAGAAAGAAAGATTCAATGCCGTTTTGATCAATGATAAGCACTTCGCCCGGTTCAACATCCCGCATGTAGTTCGCCTCGATGAGATCAAGGGCGCAGGTTTCGGAGGCGACCACATAGGCGCCGTTGGACTTCTTGCCGAGGCAGAGAGGCCGAAAACCGTTGGGGTCGCGAACAGCGACCATTTTGTCTCGGGTCATGAGCAGAATGGAATAGGCCCCTTTGATGCGACGGAAGGTTTCGCCGATCGCTTCGGGAAAGGGGAGATGGCTCATTGAGGCAAGGAGGTGCACAACCACTTCGCTGTCCATGGTGGATTGAAAGATCGAGCCGTTCTGTTCCAGTTCATCCTTGAGTTTGCGGATATTGACCAGGTTGCCGTTGTGGGCCACGGCGAAAAAGCGATCGCGGTGCCGGGCGGTAAATGGTTGGGCGTTGACAATGGTCGACGAGCCGGTTGTTGAATACCGGACATGGCCCACAGCCATGTGGCCGTGCAGTCGTTGCAGGTTCTTTTCGGTGAAAACCTCGGAGACAAGCCCCATGGCTTTGTGTTCGAAGATCTGATTGCCGTCGCTGGTAACAATGCCGGCACTTTCCTGGCCGCGATGCTGCAGGGCGTAAAGTCCGAAATAGGCGAGTTTGGCGGAGTCGGGGTGCCCGAAAATGCCGCAGATGCCGCATTCTTCCTTGGGGCGCGATGAGGCTGCGTGAAGAGCCATGTTTTTCCCTCTTTTGTTCAAAGCGGTTCGTAATCGTATGCTATTTAATGTTCCGCGTATCAATTCGCGTTCGGAAAATAATGGACGAGGTTATGAAGTAAACAATATATGCTCAAAAAAAAATTGTTACTTTACCCCCATTATTGCGAAAAAGAAATGATTTTTTGGTGCGGGAGCGGGCCGGTGGAATTTTTCGCGTCTCTTTCGGCGCAGGTCTTCGTGGGAGAGTTGAAGGCCTGCGCGCCTCTTTTCAGCCGGTCAAATCCGGAAAGCCCGTGATTTCTATACGTCAATAGTGTGGTTGATTTCGATCTGATGTTTTTTTAACCTTTTCCAGAGAGTGACCCGGCTGATGCCGAGGATGCGGGCGGCTTCGGATTTGTTGCCGTCCGCGGCCTTCAGTGCCTGGAGCAGCCGCTGGCGCTCGTTTTCCGCCTTGTTGATTCTGGATTTGACCTGCGGGATATTTAATATTTTCGGGTGGCCGGCAAAATGTGAAGGAAGGTGGTCGGGAAGAATGAGGCCGCCGGGGCAAAGGACATAGGCATATTCAATGACGTTGATAAGTTCTCTGACGTTGCCGGGCCAGTTGTACCGGACGAGGAGCTCCATTGTTTCCCGCGAGACGCCGTGTATCTCTTTGCCGGTCTTCAGGGAGGTCCGCTCGATGAAAGTTTCTACCAGCAGGGGAATATCCTCTTTTCTTTCCCGCAGGGAGGGGGTGCAGATGGGAATGACGCCGATGCGGTAATAGAGGTCTTCCCGAAAAAGTCCTTCCTTGATCAATTTCTGTAGATTTTTGTTTGTTGCGGAGATGATTCGGACATTGATGGGGATGGGTTGATGGTCGCCGACCCGCTCTATTTCCTGTTCCTGGAGAACGCGCAACAGTTTGGTTTGCAGGGGAGGGGGCATGTCGCCGATTTCGTCGAGAAAAATGACCCCGCCGTCGGCAGCCTCAAAACGGCCGACGCGATCGGACTGGGCGCCGGTAAAAGCCCCCCTGGCATGCCCAAAAAGTTCACTTTCAAGCAGGTTCTCGTTCAGCGCCGCGCAGTTGACCTTGATATAGGGCTTGTCTCTTCTGCTGCTTAATCTGTGCAGCGCCGAGGCGATGAGTTCCTTGCCCGTGCCGCTTTCGCCGTAAATGATGGCTGGTGAATCCGATTGCGCCGCGCTTCTGGTGAGGTCGAAGAGCTTGCGCATCATGGGGGTATTGCCTATCAGTCCCTGGAATCCCTCTTCGTGATGCAGATGCCGTTTGAGAAAACTGATGACCCTGTCCTTTTCCTCAATCGCGCTCATGTCGGTAAGGTTTTCCACTCCGGCCAGGATGTTGCCGGCATCGTCTCTTAATATGGCGGCATTTTTGAAGACCGAGACCAGGGAGCCGTCCTTGCGGCGAAATGCGCATTTCAGGGCCCGCACCTCGCCGCTCTGGAAAAGGCCGCAAAATTTCCCCTTCCCCTTTTGTTTTGCACCGAAACAGGAATCGCATTCCAGTATATCGCATTTTTTGCCGATCAATTCCTCTTTTGTATACTGCAGCATCTCTTCCAGTGCCTTGTTAATATAAAGAATCCTGCCCGATGAATTAATCAGCATGAGGCCTTCGCTCATTGTTTCGATGATTTTATAGCTGTTTTCCTTTGAAAAAAGGTCGATCATGGCTTCCTCCGGGGGGGTAATGTTTCCGGGATGTTACCAGATGTTAATTGTTAATGCACGTGTTAATCATGTGTTAATCGTGTTAACCTGTGAACGTTGTGTTTTTGCGGGGAGAAGAATCAGAGGTCGGGATGGCCCTGGTAACATATGAGAAATAAAGGATAAAAAAAATATTTAAACAACTTACTGGGTTTTGGGTTAAAAATTGCTTTAATGGGCGGCATCACTGGAAGGGGTGATTTTTTTGAGAGTGTACAATGTGTAATACAGTCGCGTCGTGCCGGTTAAGCGGCAGGACAAATCAAGAAAATTAGGAGGGAATTCAAAGAATGAAAAAGTACAACAGGTTGTTTTCACTGTGTCTGGTTGCTGCATTTGCCGTCCCGGTTGCGGCCAATGCCAATGAAAACCATAAGGAAATCAGCGGGCCTTTTGCCACACCCATGGATGTGACCAAAAAATGCCTTGAGTGTCACGAGGATGCAGCCAGGGATGTGATGGCCACATCCCACTGGACCTGGAGCCTGGAGCAGGATGTGCCGGGACAGGGCAAGGTGCAACGGGGGAAAAAAGACGTTATTAATAATTTCTGCATTTCCATCAACTCGAACTGGCCGCGCTGTACGAGCTGCCATGTCGGCTATGGCTGGAAGGATGCGAATTTTGATTTCAGCGATGAAAGCCGGGTGGACTGCCTCATCTGCCATGATACGACCGGAACCTACGTCAAGCCGCCGGCCGGAGCAGGCATGCCGGCGGGATTTACCGGCAAGCCCGGTATGGACAAACAGCCCGTTGACCTGGTGAAGGTCGCCCGGAATGTCGGTAAGCCGGAGCGGGAGGATTGTCTCGGCTGCCATGCCAATGGCGGCGGCGGCAATAACGTCAAGCACGGGGATATCGATCAGTCGCTGATCATGCCGACGAAAGAGATCGATTTTCATATGGGCACCGACAGTCTGAATTTCACCTGTCAGGAGTGCCATTCCGGCTCAGGCCATCATCTTCGCGGCAACGCGTTGCTTGTTTCCCCGGCCGGCAATAATCCGGTCACCTGTACTCAATGCCATGAGGAAAAACCCCATGCCGAGTCCCTGTTGAATAATCATGTGGACACGGTTTCCTGTCAGGCCTGCCATATCCCGGTCTTTGCCAAGAAGGATGCCACCAAGATGAGCTGGGATTGGTCGCAGGCCAAGAAGATGCCGAAGGAACAGGCCGAGGAAAAAGATGCCCATGGCCATGCGGTTTTTCTGGCGAACAAAGGTCGTTTCGTCTATGAGGAAAAGGTCGTGCCGACCTATGCCTGGTACAACGGCAGCGCCGGTGCGTACAAGCTGGGGGACAAAATTGATCCGGCCGAGGTGACCAGGTTGAATTACCCGCTGGGCGATATCCATGACGCCGGAGCCAAGATTCACCCATTCAAGGTGCATACGGGCAAGCAGATTTATGATGTCAAAAATAAATATTTCATTACGCCGAAGGTTTTCGGGTTTCCGGGTGACGAGGACGCCTTCTGGGTGGGCTTTGACTGGAACAAGGCTTCCGCCGCCGGCATGAAGGAAAGCGGCCTTGATTACAGCGGAGAGTACGGCTTTGCCCCGACAGTGACTTACTGGCCGATTAATCATATGGTTTCCGCCAAAAACGAGGCGGTTGGGTGTCTCGACTGTCACGGCGACAAGGGCCGCATGGATTGGAAAGCCCTGGGGTATGCCGGAGATCCCATGGTGACCAAAGGCGCGGGCCGGGCAAAAAAATAATTTTCACATTGCCCTTTGCGGTTTGACTGCTATGATAAAGCCGGGTCCCTTTTGCTGGGGCTCGGTTTTTTTTTGTTGTTCCGGCGCTTGAACGTGAAGGAGGAGGATACATGGCAGAAAATGTAGATGATATTACCATTGATTATGAAGAGGACGGCGTTTTGATCGTTAAGGAGATTGATAAGGTCGTTCTCTCCAAAGGCGCATGGTCGACGATAATTTTCCGTTACCAGCAGTGGGATCGTAAAAAAGAGGAATACAGCGACGACCGCTATACCATCCGTCGCTATCGAAAAATCAGCGGCTCCTATCAGGCACAGGGCAAGTTTAATATTTCCAGCAAAGAGCAGGCGCAGAAGATTGTCGCTGCCTTGCAGGGCTGGATTTCTTGATCAGGTCGGCTGTTGTAACGGATTGGTTCGGCGGAACCGGATGCTGCTTGAGCTGGAAACGTTTTGGAAATAGCGGTCCGCCCCTGGAAAATATTTGCGATAAAGATTATAGTAATGAAGAGCATGGGAGCGGGGAGCATGTCCATTTCGCCGCCATCCGGCTCTCCGTGAAGTTCTGATCCCCGGCGGAGCCCGGTGTGTCCGGGGAAGCGAGGAGGAGAAAGTGAAGACCGATTTCAGGATAGATTGTATCAGTCTGACCGCGGCCCATTTCATGACCTTTCCCCAGACGCCGCAGAGCGAGAAGATTCTGCAGCAGAATTACAATGATCAAAGTGACCGGGCGCAGGCCGTAAAGTCCGCTATCGGCAACGAAGCCAGGGAAAAGGCCATGTCGAGGGTGACAGGCGGCGGGTTCAGTGCTTATATTTGAGCCATGAGCGCAGATTGTCGCAGCGTGGGCGATTCTCGCGCAGGTGGGTTGCGAAGGGTCTGTTTTCTCTTGACAGCGGGCAATGAGGGAATTACAAAAAAAATCACAAATGCCTTAGGGTGAGGTTTTTTATGAAGTTCTGGTGGTCGAAAAAAAAATGTTCCCGGCAAGGAGGCAAATGCCCTCAGGGTAACTGCGGCAAGAAATGTCAGGCGTTAAGCGACATTTCCCCGGGGAAATGCGTGTGCGTGAAAAGGCATCACTCCTGTGGCGCGGTTCGGCAGCGGCTTCTTGACCTCGGCATCATCCCGTCGGTAAAAATCAATGTTGTCAATCGTGCTCCTCTTGGCGGTCCTCTTCAGTTGCGCATCGGCGAGTCCAATCTTGTTCTCAGCATGTCCGAGGCTGCCCTGATCGAAGTTGAAGTCTGATTTTCCTTTCTTTTTCGTTGTCTTTCTTTTCTTTCCCTCTTTGAAAAAACGTTCAGATAGGCTAGTTTATATGGTATGTTGAAAAAAATCTCGGGTGTTTTTTTGTTGTTCCATGCCAATCAACGGGAAGACGCTTCAGATGAGCGGAATCTGCGTAAACGGAGATGAGTAGGTTATGACGGGTGTTGCTGCTGAGCAGGAGCTGTATCAGGCCTGCCGGATCATATTCGGGCCGAATCTTGCCGTATCACGAGAATTTCTTGAATATATTCAGCTTTCCGGCGTGAAAAGCGCTTTCCGGAAAAAGGCGATGGAGACACATCCCGACCGGTTGACGGGACAGGATGAGTTGGCCAGGCGACAAGGCGCCCGTCTTTTTCATGCCGTCAAAATCGCCTATGAGCAGTTGACCCGCTATGTCGATGCCCGGGACAAGGGTTTCCGCTTTCCCGGCCTCAGTCCTGCCTGTGCCCCGCACTTCTCCGGTGTCACAAGAAATTGCGGTCGCCAAACCGCGTCCCATTGGTCAGGCGCTTCATCGGCGAAACCTGGTTTTGCTGCCGGGAAAGCCTCACGGCAAGCTTTTTACGGCAGGAACCTTTATCAGGGGCGTATCCCTGAACGGCGGCTTCTTTTCGGACAATACCTCTATTACGCGGGCCAGGTGTCCTGGCAGGATCTGAATCAGGCTCTTCTGTGGCAACGGGCGCAGCGTCCCCGCCTGGGAGAGATTGCCCGGGAGCGCGGCTGGTTGCGCCGTGAAGATATCCTGACCGTGTTGCGGTCCGCTGTTCAAGCCTCGCGACCGTTTGGTGAGCGGGCATTGGGCCTGGGACTGTTGACCCATTCCCAGCTTCAGCTTCTCCTTTTTGAGCAAAAACGGCGCCATCAAAGGGTTGGCGAGTACTTCGTCCTGCACCGCATCATGAGCCGGCCCCAGCTTCAGCTTCTTCTCTCCCGCTTTAACCGGCACAATGCAATGCATGCCCGGTCCCGTCGTTTCTCCGTGAAATAGTGATATATAACAATCTTATATATCTCATTGTCGTTATTTTTGTCCTTTCCACCAATGGTGTACCGGAAGTTCCCCAGTTCGGTCCGCTGTCGTTTCTTTTGCTTTTCTGTCTGAAAGCTCTGGGTTTTGTGCTGGTGGTCCGGATTTTGTTGCAGGGCAAAAGGATCACCCAGGCGGCTGATTATTTTGCCGCTGAACAGAAGCTGTCAATTATGGCCATTATCTGGCTGGCGGTTGATGTCTATTTTCTTGACTGCCAGTATTACTTTGCCCTGATACCGGGCAGTGCGCGACTGCCCATCCTGGTCAGCATCTGCGGCATCATGCTCTTTTTTTTCTATCTCAGCATCTTGTGGCTGGGGGCGCGACGGCAATATGGGCGCATTTTCGGTCGCAACTATGCAGCCGGTGCCTTTGTCACAATCAATCTGAAGAACAATATCCCCATTATTCTTCCCTGGCTGCTCCTTTCCCTGTTGGCCGATCTGTTGCTGTTGCTGCCTTTTCCAGGAATAAAAAGGTTTTTTCATTCCTCCTGGGGCGAGCCGCTTTTTTTTCTGGTCTTTTTTATCTTGCTCGCCGTTGTCCTGCCCGGCATTATCACCCGCTTGTGGGGATGCCGGCCCATGGAACCCGGGCCGGTCCGCAACCATGTTGAGGCGTTCTGCCGCAGGCTGCGGCTGCAATATGCCGATATCCTCATCTGGCCCCTGTTTGAAGGGCAGGTGCTCACCGCCGGGGTCATGGGCATGACCAAACGCTTCCGTTATCTGCTGTTTACCCCGGCGCTGCTTGACAGCATGACCGTTGACGAGGTGGACGGGGTGATGGCCCATGAGATCGGCCATGTGAAACGATATCATCTCCAGCTTTATATGGTGCTCCTCCTCGGATTCAGCCTCATCGCCCAGCTCGGCACCTATGTCTTTATGTATCTGTTGTTGCAATCAAGCTATTTTTATCAGCTGACCGCCTTTTTGGGCAAGAAAACCGACGTGGTGCTGATTTTTTTCAGCTCCTTCGGGTTGCTTGTGCTGCTGATTCTGTATTTTCGCTATGTGTTCGGATTTTTCATGCGGAACTTTGAACGCCAGGCTGATCTCTATGCCATGGAGAGTCTCGGCGCCAGCCGGGGAATAATCAATGCCCTGGAAAAAGTGGCCTGGCTCTCCGGCAACATCCGGGACCTGCCCAGCTGGCACCACTTCGGCATCGGTGAACGGGTTGATTTTCTGCAGCGTTGCGAAAAAGAGCCGAGGCATATTTATCGTCATCATCGCAAGGTGTATGGGGCCTTGCTGGCCTATCTCGCCGTTCTTGTGCTGACCGGTTTTACCCTGTGGAAAATGCCCAGTGATCTGCTGGAGCGAGCGCCCCTTGATCATCTTGCCAAGCTGTATCAGGAAAAGACGGTGGAAGAACCGCAAAACCCGCTGTGGTTCCACCTTTTAGGTGATCTGCAACAGGGACGGCATCATTACCGGGAGGCGGTGGCCGCCTACGAAAAGGCACTGGCTCTGGCCCCGGAACATCCTGAGGTGCTTAATAACTTCGCCTGGGTGCTTCTGACTGCAACCGATGCCGGCGTGCGTGATCCGGCCAAGGCTTTGATGCTGGCGCGAATTGCGGCGGCCCAACGGCCGGCCGGCTATATTCTTGATACCCTGGCCACGGCTTACTGGCAGAACGGTTTTCCGGAAATGGCGCAGCAGATGGAGCAGGAGGCCATTCGGGTCGATCCGGAGCATCGGAATTATTATGAAAAGCAGTTGCAGCGGTTTTCCGGGGGAACTGAGGAAACACGATGAGTGAAGTCAAAACGGGCAAGGCCCACCCAGGCGGCGGCCTTGTCCTGCTTTATACCGGCGACGGCAAAGGGAAGTCAACCGCTGCTTTTGGTCAGGCGATGCGTGCCGCCGGCCATGGCATGAAGGTTTGCATTATCCAGTTCATCAAGGGAAAATGGCAGACCGGCGAGGCAATGAGCTTTGCCCGGCTGGCCGACAGGGTGGAGTTTCATGTCAAGGGCAGCGGCTTTACCTGGTTGAGCGATGATAAGTCGGCAGCGATCCGGGCGGCTGAAGAGGCCTTTGCTTTTGCCGCGGAAAAAATTATGAGTAACCGTTTCGACATGGTTGTGCTTGATGAACTGACCTATCTCATCACCTACGGCATGGTGGCGGAAAACGAGGTGCTTGAGCTGATCAAACGGCGGCCGGCCGCGCTGCATCTGGTGATCACCGGGCGGGGGGCAAGCGAAAATTTGATGAATGCCGCGGATCTTGTTTCCGAAATCAGGATGATCAAGCATCCCTATGAAAAGGGGATTGAAGCAAGGAAAGGAATCGAATTTTGACCGCCATGGCGGTCAAGGGATTTCTTTGTCGGTTTTTCCTGCCGGGGCGGGTGGGGTGGCAAAGTCGAGCAGCCTCAGGTCGTGACCGCTGACTAAGGCCCGGCCAAGGATTGCACCGATACAACGTGCTTGCTCGAGTTGCCCTTTGTCGTGCCCGTAGCGTGGATAATATTTGCCGATGAGCCGTGACTTTTCCGGCGATTTACCGGCAAGTTTCAGGAAAACTCCCAGGGTGCGCCACGGCTCCTTGCTGGGGTGGGTGAAAATGATCCGGTTCACCACCCTTGCCCCTTTTTTTCGCAGCAACCGCCGCAGGCCGAACCAGTGCAGGCGCCAATACCCTCGGCAGGAGATGAGGGGAATCACCTTGCGGCCGGTAAAGAGCTGTTCCCCGTCCCGGTCAAGCAGCGAAAGAACCGGCCCGCTGGGGTGATATGACCAGGTGGGACCGGCAAGGAGGACCAGGTCGTACGGCGACCAGCATTTCTCCGCCAGGGGTGCAATGGGAACGCGCATTCTGAAGAAGGTGAGCAGCATCATTGCCACGGTGGCCCGTACTGATCCCAAGGGAAAACGGATGGGCTTGATCGGTCTCAGCCGTTCAATGGTGACGGATACGCCGGTGGTTTCAAGACCGCTTGCCAGTCGGGCGAGCAGATTGCTTGTCTGACCGCTCAGGGAAAAACAGATGATCAGGATTTTTTTTGCAGCTGATTTTTCCATGGCCTGAGATATTACCCTATGAAAAGGAATTTTTCATTATGGAAAAAATGTATGATGTCGTCATCGTCGGCGCCGGGATTTCCGGGCTGGCCACTGCCCATTTTCTCAAAAAACAGGCTCCTGGTTTGCGTGTTCTGCTGCTTGAGCAGAGCGACCGGGCCGGCGGTGCCATCCGTTCGTTCCGGCAAGACGGTTTCCTGGCCGAATGGGGCCCCCACGGTTTTCTTGACAATGCTCCGGAGAGCCGGGAAATCATGGAGGATACCGGACTTTATCAGGAGGCGCAGCAGGCGCCGCTCGGTGATTTTCACCGTTATGTCTGCCATCGCGGCAGGCTGGTGCAGATTCCGCAGAAACCGGGAAAAATCTTGAGCACTCCCTTGTTGTCTCCTTGGGATAAAATCAGGGTGCTGGGTGATTTGTGGATCAAGCCGGACCCCCGGGATCAGACAATCGGCCAGTGGGCGGCAAGGCGTTTCGGAAAAGGGATCCTGCCGCTGGTCGATGCAGCGGTTACCGGGAGTTTCTCCGGTGATTTCAATCTGTTGAGTATCGATGCGGTGATGCCTGGGGTGCGAAGACTGGAGCAGGAACATGGTTCCTTGATCCGTGGGCTTTTTAAAAAGATGAAGGCGGCAAAATCCAAGGACAAGGGGCGGCTGCCCGCCATGAATAATTTTCCCCAGGGGCTTGAGCGGCTGGTGGAGGTCATGGCCAAGGAAAAGGATATCCGGTTCAATGCCGGGGTGCGCGGGTTGACCAGGGAGCAGAGCGGCTGGCGCCTTGTCACGGCAGACAGCGAGGTGCGGGCGACAAATCTTGTCATGGCCCTGCCGGTAAACAGCAGCCTGCCCCTGTTGACCCCTTTCGGCGCTCCACCCTTGCCGGAGGTGCCGGTCTCCACCATTTGCAATGTGGTGCTGGGTTTTGACGACAGTGCCAAAGTGCCTGCCGGGTTCGGCTATCTTGCGCCCGAGAGTGAAAAGAGGTTTACCCTGGGAGTTCTCTTTTCATCCCACATGTTTCCCAATCGCGCCCCAAAAGGCAAGGTGCTGCTGGAAGCCCTGGTGGGTGGTCGCAGGCATCCCGAGCGGCTCGCCCTGGCTGATGAGGAGATAATCGCTTCCGTCCTCCGTGATATTTCCCGGTTGCTGGAACTGCCCGAGAAACCGGTCTTTGCGAAAGTTCTCCGTCCTTCCGGCGGCATTCCCCAACTGGAAATGGGTCACCCGAAAATGCTTGCCTACCGCGGCGAGATCGAAAAAAACAACCAGGGACTCTATGTCTGCGGTTTCGGCTGGGACGGCATCGGCATCAACGATATGATCAAATCGGCCAAGAAAGCTGCCGCATCGATCAGTGCCGGTGGACGAAAAGCGGAAGAGGCTGCGCCGGTGAAACCGGTTTATTTCTAGAGGTTCGGAGACAGAAGTTTGCAGTTGCCGGTTTGCGGTTGATGGCTTGAGGCATTTCAACAAGAAATGATTCTTTAACCGGCACCTGTCTGATTATCTGTTCATCACAGAAACTTTTTTTCCAGCCGGTCCTCAAGAAGCTCGACCTGGCGCCTGAGGCTGGTGTTGCGTGTCCTTTTATCGGTGATCGCCCTGATGGAATGAACCACGGTGGAGTGATCCCGGTTGAAGGCCTTGCCGATGTCGGTCAACGGCATATCCGTATATTTGCGCGACAGATACATGGCAATCTGCCGGGGGAGCGAGATGGA
This region of Desulfobulbaceae bacterium DB1 genomic DNA includes:
- a CDS encoding protoporphyrinogen oxidase, encoding MEKMYDVVIVGAGISGLATAHFLKKQAPGLRVLLLEQSDRAGGAIRSFRQDGFLAEWGPHGFLDNAPESREIMEDTGLYQEAQQAPLGDFHRYVCHRGRLVQIPQKPGKILSTPLLSPWDKIRVLGDLWIKPDPRDQTIGQWAARRFGKGILPLVDAAVTGSFSGDFNLLSIDAVMPGVRRLEQEHGSLIRGLFKKMKAAKSKDKGRLPAMNNFPQGLERLVEVMAKEKDIRFNAGVRGLTREQSGWRLVTADSEVRATNLVMALPVNSSLPLLTPFGAPPLPEVPVSTICNVVLGFDDSAKVPAGFGYLAPESEKRFTLGVLFSSHMFPNRAPKGKVLLEALVGGRRHPERLALADEEIIASVLRDISRLLELPEKPVFAKVLRPSGGIPQLEMGHPKMLAYRGEIEKNNQGLYVCGFGWDGIGINDMIKSAKKAAASISAGGRKAEEAAPVKPVYF